The Desulfuromonas versatilis genome has a segment encoding these proteins:
- a CDS encoding MFS transporter yields MLYTPAFWAMFVANLSNVASFGAYFLFPLYVSGHGGSKGDIGVVMGIFALASAACRPWVAEMIDRLGRKRSFTLGSLGMTLLPLAYLPFSGDLQDFYLPLLAVRAAHGVALAICFTAVFTYVADIIPGERINEGIGMFGISGLVGMALGPVLGEWSINLGGGFTPFFLLSAALAGLGLLSHLPLAETGTGRGNIHGPSFFTLLSRRKLAVVGLLSLIFGIGLAATGNFVTPLAQQRQIPFISLYYLLYSVAAVLVRFVGGRLADRVGENRMLPYALVVTAAGSFCLITVAGSPSLGLAGLVAGAGHGLLFPILNTLAIRNEPAEIRGKVTGIFTGGIDSGAFVGSLILGYVGELAGFGALFTVSGLVVLSGLAIFRFRPGGLERGQGISPRVAPK; encoded by the coding sequence ATGCTCTACACCCCGGCTTTCTGGGCCATGTTCGTGGCCAACCTGAGCAACGTCGCCAGCTTCGGCGCCTACTTCCTGTTTCCCCTGTACGTTTCCGGCCACGGCGGCAGCAAGGGGGACATCGGGGTGGTGATGGGCATCTTCGCCCTGGCCTCGGCGGCCTGCCGGCCCTGGGTTGCGGAGATGATCGACCGTCTCGGGCGCAAACGCTCCTTTACCCTGGGCAGCCTCGGCATGACCCTGCTGCCGCTGGCCTACCTCCCCTTTTCCGGGGATCTGCAGGACTTCTATCTGCCGCTGCTGGCGGTCCGCGCCGCTCACGGGGTGGCCCTGGCGATCTGCTTCACCGCGGTCTTTACCTACGTCGCCGACATCATTCCCGGCGAGCGGATCAACGAAGGGATCGGCATGTTCGGCATCTCCGGCCTGGTCGGCATGGCCCTGGGTCCGGTGCTCGGCGAATGGTCCATCAACCTCGGCGGGGGATTCACCCCATTTTTCCTGCTCTCCGCCGCCCTGGCCGGGCTCGGCCTGTTGAGCCACCTGCCGCTGGCGGAAACCGGCACGGGCAGAGGAAATATCCACGGGCCCTCCTTTTTCACCCTGCTCTCGCGCCGCAAGCTGGCGGTAGTGGGGTTGCTGTCGCTGATTTTCGGCATCGGCCTGGCCGCCACCGGCAACTTCGTCACCCCGCTGGCCCAGCAGCGCCAGATTCCCTTCATCTCCCTCTACTACCTGCTCTACTCGGTGGCCGCGGTGCTGGTGCGTTTCGTCGGTGGGCGACTGGCCGACCGGGTCGGCGAGAACCGGATGCTCCCCTACGCCCTGGTGGTCACCGCCGCCGGATCCTTCTGCCTCATTACCGTGGCCGGCAGCCCTTCGCTGGGCCTGGCGGGCCTGGTCGCCGGGGCCGGCCACGGCCTGCTCTTTCCGATCCTCAACACCCTGGCGATCCGCAACGAGCCTGCGGAGATCCGCGGCAAGGTCACCGGCATCTTCACCGGCGGCATCGACAGCGGGGCCTTCGTCGGCTCGCTCATCCTCGGCTACGTGGGCGAACTGGCCGGGTTCGGCGCGCTGTTCACCGTTTCAGGCCTGGTGGTTCTCAGCGGACTGGCGATTTTCCGCTTCCGGCCGGGGGGGCTTGAGCGAGGACAGGGAATAAGCCCGCGGGTCGCTCCAAAATGA
- a CDS encoding tetratricopeptide repeat protein, whose translation MRLFLVLSLAALLSACSPPRIIVLNDPLDARQHNDLGVAYEGRGEAELAAREYQQAARLDKSWARPLVNLGNVRAAAGDFSAAEQSYRQALEREADNSEALNNLAWVVLQSAEPLRALPIAERAVTLAPAEPVFWDTLADIQTALGRPAAARESLNRALGLAGGEDFRKRLLEKRDRLGEP comes from the coding sequence ATGCGCCTGTTTCTCGTCCTGTCGCTTGCCGCGCTGCTCAGCGCCTGCTCACCGCCCCGCATCATCGTCCTCAACGACCCCCTGGATGCCCGCCAGCACAACGATCTGGGCGTCGCCTACGAAGGGCGCGGCGAGGCCGAGTTGGCGGCCCGCGAATACCAGCAGGCGGCCCGCCTGGACAAGTCCTGGGCGCGGCCCCTGGTCAATCTCGGCAATGTCCGGGCCGCAGCCGGCGACTTCTCCGCCGCGGAGCAAAGCTACCGCCAGGCGCTGGAACGCGAGGCGGACAACTCCGAAGCCCTCAACAACCTGGCATGGGTAGTGCTACAATCAGCTGAGCCCCTGCGGGCGTTGCCAATTGCCGAGCGTGCGGTGACACTCGCTCCCGCCGAGCCGGTTTTCTGGGACACCCTGGCGGATATTCAAACCGCCCTGGGTCGCCCGGCAGCGGCCCGGGAGAGCCTCAACCGGGCCCTTGGCCTGGCCGGCGGCGAAGACTTCCGCAAGCGGTTGCTGGAGAAGCGGGATCGGCTTGGCGAGCCCTAG
- a CDS encoding cysteine peptidase family C39 domain-containing protein codes for MPQQLDDDCGPAALASLLGHRGRQVDPAEIRATVYDPRLGGSLLPDLENFAKSRGFSTRSGRGDLRLLRQQVDAGRPVLLPIDAGFGPLARPHYLVVFGYGDAGFLAHAGVAAGRFFPSEDFDRRWGAMNYLYLLLE; via the coding sequence GTGCCTCAGCAGTTGGACGACGATTGCGGTCCGGCGGCGCTGGCCTCGCTGCTGGGTCATCGCGGCCGACAGGTCGACCCCGCCGAAATCCGTGCCACCGTCTACGATCCGCGCCTGGGCGGCAGCCTGCTGCCCGATCTGGAGAATTTCGCCAAATCCCGTGGCTTTTCCACCCGCTCCGGGCGGGGGGATCTGCGCCTGCTGCGCCAGCAGGTGGATGCCGGGCGCCCGGTGCTGCTGCCTATCGACGCCGGTTTCGGGCCGTTGGCCCGGCCCCACTACCTGGTGGTGTTCGGTTATGGCGATGCGGGCTTTCTGGCCCACGCCGGGGTCGCCGCAGGGAGGTTTTTCCCCAGCGAGGATTTCGACCGTCGTTGGGGGGCCATGAATTACCTGTATCTACTCCTGGAATGA
- a CDS encoding PA2779 family protein codes for MTEKHSWVLSRPICWVVMVAFCLVSLIPASSQAGLVESRMADGVSLSQRAAQIDTIRQALEREVVSQRLADFGLSAEEVSAKLDTLSDAQLHQLSGLSKDLAAGGILEGIIAVLIIVLLVIVILKLTNKQIIIR; via the coding sequence ATGACCGAAAAGCATTCCTGGGTTCTCAGTCGTCCGATTTGCTGGGTTGTAATGGTGGCCTTCTGTCTCGTCTCGCTGATCCCTGCCAGTAGCCAGGCCGGCCTGGTGGAGAGCCGGATGGCCGACGGTGTGTCCCTCTCCCAGCGGGCGGCCCAGATCGACACCATCCGTCAGGCGTTGGAGCGTGAGGTGGTCTCCCAGCGGCTGGCCGATTTCGGGCTGTCCGCCGAGGAGGTTTCCGCCAAGCTCGACACGCTCAGTGACGCCCAGCTGCATCAGCTCTCGGGGCTGTCCAAGGATCTCGCCGCCGGCGGCATTCTGGAGGGGATCATTGCGGTGCTGATCATCGTGCTGCTGGTGATCGTCATTCTGAAACTCACCAACAAACAAATCATTATCAGGTGA
- a CDS encoding DnaJ C-terminal domain-containing protein — protein sequence MGKDYYATLGVSKGASVDEIKKAYRKLALKFHPDKNPGDKKAEEKFKEITEAYAVLSDPDKKRQYDQFGESGFHQRYSQEDIFRGFDVGDIFREFGFGTDDIFSHLFGGGRGRNPYFSGGGRAQAVKGQDYVMRLNIPFRQAMQGGERRIDFRRDGRPEHLQVRIPAGVESGQKLRVAGKGAASPAGGPAGDLFLEIQVDPDSQFVRDGDDLQIRVQVPFSGACLGTSVDVPTLEGTKRVKVPAGISGGGKIRLRGFGVPGQGGKAKGDLYAIVEVEVPKKLTAEQKKLLEKLREAGL from the coding sequence ATGGGCAAGGACTACTACGCCACCCTCGGGGTCAGCAAGGGGGCCTCGGTCGACGAGATCAAGAAGGCATACCGCAAGCTTGCCCTCAAGTTCCATCCCGACAAGAACCCCGGCGACAAGAAGGCCGAGGAGAAATTCAAGGAAATCACCGAGGCCTACGCGGTGCTCTCGGACCCCGATAAGAAACGCCAGTACGACCAGTTCGGCGAGTCCGGATTTCACCAGCGCTACTCGCAGGAGGACATCTTCCGCGGCTTCGACGTCGGCGACATTTTTCGCGAGTTCGGCTTCGGCACCGACGACATCTTCAGCCACCTGTTCGGCGGCGGCCGGGGGCGCAATCCCTACTTCTCCGGCGGTGGCCGCGCCCAGGCGGTCAAGGGACAGGACTACGTCATGCGCCTGAACATCCCCTTCCGCCAGGCCATGCAGGGAGGCGAGCGGCGCATCGACTTTCGCCGTGACGGGCGGCCGGAACATTTGCAGGTACGCATTCCCGCCGGGGTCGAATCGGGCCAGAAACTGCGAGTTGCCGGCAAGGGGGCCGCCAGCCCCGCCGGGGGCCCGGCGGGCGACCTGTTCCTCGAGATCCAGGTCGATCCCGACTCCCAGTTCGTCCGCGACGGCGACGACCTGCAGATCCGGGTCCAGGTCCCCTTCAGCGGGGCCTGCCTGGGCACCTCCGTCGACGTTCCGACCCTCGAGGGGACCAAGCGGGTCAAGGTCCCGGCCGGCATCAGCGGCGGCGGCAAGATCCGCCTGCGCGGCTTCGGCGTCCCCGGCCAAGGCGGCAAGGCCAAGGGAGATCTGTACGCCATCGTCGAGGTGGAGGTGCCGAAAAAACTCACCGCCGAACAAAAGAAGCTGCTGGAAAAGCTCCGGGAAGCCGGCCTCTGA
- the hemH gene encoding ferrochelatase: MDPDKPIGLVLLNMGGPDSLEAVRPFLRNLFSDRELIQLPLGSLLQKPFAGMISFFRSRKVVENYREIGGKSPLLHWTLRQGEGIAERLGGSFRPYVVMRYWRPGAEEALRQMRADGVEQAVVLSLYPHYTGATTGSSLKDFRRAVEQVYPQLRYSVVDDWYAWPGYLDALANRIREGLEGFHELMRDQVQILFSAHALPQKFIDRGDPYLEHVLETAKGVMTRIGERPWHIGFQSRSGPVKWMEPDTVQVLDNLAAEGHRSVLMVPISFVSDHIETLFEIDVEYAEHARKVGLDLFHRAPSLNDHGDFLDGMAALVASHLEQSR; this comes from the coding sequence ATGGATCCTGACAAACCCATCGGCCTGGTGCTGCTCAACATGGGCGGACCCGATTCCCTGGAGGCGGTCCGCCCGTTTTTGCGCAACCTCTTCTCCGACCGCGAGCTGATTCAGCTCCCCCTGGGCAGCCTGCTGCAGAAGCCCTTTGCCGGGATGATCTCGTTTTTCCGCTCGCGCAAGGTGGTGGAGAACTACCGGGAGATCGGCGGCAAGTCGCCCCTGCTGCACTGGACCCTGCGCCAGGGCGAGGGGATCGCCGAGCGCCTCGGCGGCTCCTTCCGTCCCTACGTCGTCATGCGCTACTGGCGCCCCGGCGCCGAGGAGGCCCTGCGCCAGATGCGCGCCGACGGGGTCGAGCAGGCGGTGGTGCTTTCCCTCTACCCCCATTACACCGGGGCCACCACCGGCAGCAGCCTCAAGGATTTCCGCCGGGCGGTGGAACAGGTGTATCCCCAACTGCGCTACTCGGTGGTGGATGACTGGTACGCCTGGCCGGGCTATCTCGATGCTTTGGCCAACCGCATCCGCGAGGGGCTGGAGGGCTTCCACGAACTGATGCGCGACCAGGTGCAGATCCTGTTCTCCGCCCATGCCCTGCCGCAGAAATTCATCGACCGCGGCGACCCCTACCTCGAGCATGTGCTGGAGACGGCCAAGGGGGTGATGACCCGGATCGGGGAGCGCCCCTGGCACATCGGCTTCCAGAGCCGCAGCGGCCCGGTCAAGTGGATGGAGCCCGACACGGTACAGGTGCTCGACAACCTGGCGGCCGAGGGGCATCGCTCGGTGCTGATGGTGCCCATCTCCTTTGTTTCGGATCACATCGAGACCCTCTTCGAGATCGACGTGGAGTACGCCGAGCATGCGCGCAAGGTCGGGCTCGATCTCTTCCACCGCGCCCCCTCGCTCAACGACCACGGCGATTTCCTCGACGGCATGGCCGCCCTGGTGGCCAGCCACCTGGAGCAGTCGCGATGA
- the hemE gene encoding uroporphyrinogen decarboxylase — MTTEYNFLKACWGQPVDRTPVWLMRQAGRYLPQYMAVRKKVTFLELCKTPELAAEVTIQPIDYLGADAAILFSDILTPVEPMGLKLDFVPGPVFENPVRTQADIDALRIPVMEEDVPYVLETIKILRREFEGRVPLIGFGGAPFTLACYMVEGKGSKDFAQIKRMMYGAPELYAALMEKVTEMDRQYLNAQIAAGAQAIQIFDTWGGIVSPLDYEKYILPYTTKLINGLDRKDVPIIHFVKGAGTMLDVVKKAGSDVVGLDWHISLAKARDILGPEVAVQGNLDPTVLYAPKEHIEREVKRILDENAGRPGHIFNLGHGILPTVDPEHAKHMVECVHRLSQK, encoded by the coding sequence ATGACCACCGAATACAATTTTCTCAAGGCCTGCTGGGGCCAGCCCGTCGATCGCACCCCGGTATGGCTGATGCGCCAGGCCGGCCGCTACCTGCCCCAGTACATGGCGGTGCGCAAGAAGGTCACCTTCCTCGAGCTGTGCAAGACCCCCGAGCTGGCCGCCGAGGTAACCATTCAGCCCATCGACTACCTGGGCGCCGACGCCGCCATTCTTTTCTCCGACATCCTCACCCCGGTTGAGCCGATGGGACTCAAGCTCGACTTCGTCCCCGGGCCGGTGTTCGAGAACCCGGTGCGCACCCAGGCCGATATCGACGCGCTGCGCATCCCGGTCATGGAGGAGGATGTCCCCTACGTGCTGGAGACCATCAAGATCCTGCGCCGCGAGTTCGAAGGCCGGGTCCCCCTGATCGGCTTCGGCGGCGCCCCCTTCACCCTGGCCTGCTATATGGTCGAAGGCAAGGGGAGCAAGGACTTCGCCCAGATCAAACGGATGATGTATGGCGCCCCCGAACTCTACGCCGCGCTGATGGAGAAGGTGACCGAGATGGATCGCCAATACCTCAACGCGCAGATCGCCGCCGGCGCCCAGGCCATACAGATCTTCGACACCTGGGGCGGCATCGTCTCGCCGCTGGACTACGAGAAGTACATCCTGCCCTACACCACCAAGCTGATCAACGGCCTCGACCGCAAGGACGTGCCGATCATCCACTTCGTCAAGGGCGCCGGCACCATGCTCGACGTGGTCAAAAAGGCCGGCTCCGACGTGGTCGGGCTCGACTGGCACATCTCCCTGGCCAAGGCCCGGGACATCCTCGGCCCCGAAGTGGCGGTGCAGGGCAACCTCGACCCCACCGTGCTCTACGCCCCCAAGGAGCACATCGAGCGGGAGGTCAAGCGCATCCTCGACGAGAACGCCGGGCGCCCGGGGCACATCTTCAACCTCGGCCACGGCATCCTGCCCACCGTCGATCCGGAGCACGCCAAGCACATGGTCGAGTGCGTCCACCGGCTGAGCCAGAAATAA
- a CDS encoding radical SAM/SPASM domain-containing protein, with translation MTAKNEEFIPKWIAWESTQRCNLNCVHCRCSSDMDAAVGDFNTEEAKKLIDDICEVSTPVMVLSGGEPLLRKDIFEIASYGTSKGLRMCMATNGTLITDEVCAQMKQADIKMVSLSLDGSTAAIHDDFRACPGAFEGVIRGAETLKRNGIKFLINSSFTKRNQHDIGATFKLAKSLGATAWYMFMIVPTGRGEEIMNELITKEDYEEILSWHYEQEKGEEEILMRPTCAPHYYRIVPQMAKAEGVDFQRRSLTFSTGGGKGCIAAQTICLIDCFGNLKPCSYFHSSVGNVKQVPFKELWFNSKTFNDLRDFKKYKGKCGECEFINVCGGCRARADAVYGDYMEEEPFCNYIPARTRKRMEQEAAQNAPK, from the coding sequence ATGACCGCCAAAAACGAGGAATTCATCCCCAAGTGGATTGCCTGGGAATCGACCCAGCGCTGCAATCTCAACTGCGTGCATTGCCGCTGCTCATCGGACATGGACGCGGCCGTGGGGGATTTCAACACCGAAGAAGCCAAGAAGCTCATCGACGACATCTGCGAAGTCTCCACGCCGGTCATGGTTCTCTCCGGGGGCGAACCGCTGCTGCGCAAGGACATCTTCGAGATCGCCAGCTACGGCACCTCCAAGGGGTTGCGCATGTGCATGGCGACCAACGGCACCCTGATCACCGACGAGGTCTGCGCGCAGATGAAGCAGGCCGACATCAAGATGGTTTCCCTGTCTCTCGACGGTTCCACCGCGGCCATTCACGATGATTTCCGCGCCTGCCCCGGCGCCTTCGAAGGGGTGATCCGCGGCGCCGAGACCCTCAAGCGCAACGGCATCAAGTTCCTGATCAACTCCTCCTTCACCAAGCGCAACCAGCACGACATCGGCGCGACCTTCAAGCTGGCCAAGAGCCTCGGCGCCACCGCCTGGTACATGTTCATGATCGTCCCCACCGGCCGCGGCGAGGAGATCATGAACGAGCTGATCACCAAGGAGGACTACGAGGAGATCCTCTCCTGGCACTACGAACAGGAAAAGGGCGAGGAGGAGATCCTCATGCGCCCGACCTGCGCCCCCCACTACTACCGCATCGTGCCGCAGATGGCCAAGGCCGAGGGGGTCGATTTCCAGCGCCGCAGCCTGACCTTCTCCACCGGCGGCGGCAAGGGCTGCATCGCCGCCCAGACCATCTGCCTGATCGACTGCTTCGGCAACCTCAAGCCCTGCTCCTACTTCCACTCCTCGGTGGGCAACGTCAAGCAGGTCCCCTTCAAGGAACTGTGGTTCAACAGCAAGACCTTCAACGACCTGCGCGATTTCAAGAAATACAAGGGCAAGTGCGGCGAGTGCGAGTTCATCAACGTCTGCGGCGGCTGCCGCGCCCGCGCCGACGCGGTCTACGGCGACTACATGGAAGAGGAGCCCTTCTGCAACTACATCCCGGCGCGCACCCGCAAACGGATGGAGCAGGAAGCGGCGCAGAACGCCCCGAAATGA
- a CDS encoding NAD(P)H-dependent flavin oxidoreductase, producing MRSLTIGRHTVPFPLIQGGMGVRISGAGLAGHVARCGGVGLIATAGIGLNSPHYDGKNFFTADPQALKDEIRKAYEIAPDGVIGTNCMVAVTNYDEMVRTSCEAGAKVIVSGAGLPLNLPELTADWPEVALVPIVSSVKAAELIARKWKKGYDRLPDAVVVEDPDTAGGHLGEKLENIGSGEYDQYATVRGIKAYFKETWNVEVPVIAAGGVWDRADLLHALEQGADGVQMASRFVCTEECDASDAFKQMYLDCRKEDIGLIMSPAGLPGRAIKGNIEQIRQRDVDLAVTCPSGCLKKCTYKAGQERFCIVHALDRAQRGDVETGLVFCGTNAWKADRITTVQAIFDELFALEREAERDEAVNG from the coding sequence ATGAGGTCACTGACAATCGGCAGGCATACCGTCCCCTTCCCCCTGATCCAGGGAGGGATGGGCGTTCGCATCTCCGGGGCCGGCCTTGCCGGTCACGTCGCCCGCTGCGGCGGCGTCGGGCTGATCGCCACCGCCGGCATCGGCCTGAACAGCCCTCATTACGACGGCAAGAATTTCTTCACCGCCGATCCCCAGGCCCTTAAGGATGAGATCCGCAAGGCCTACGAGATCGCCCCCGACGGGGTGATCGGCACCAACTGCATGGTGGCGGTGACCAACTACGACGAAATGGTGCGCACCTCCTGCGAGGCTGGCGCCAAAGTGATTGTCAGCGGCGCCGGACTCCCCCTCAACCTGCCCGAGTTGACCGCCGACTGGCCCGAGGTGGCCCTGGTTCCCATCGTCTCTTCGGTCAAGGCCGCCGAACTGATCGCCCGCAAGTGGAAGAAAGGCTACGACCGGCTCCCCGACGCGGTGGTGGTCGAGGACCCCGACACCGCCGGCGGGCACCTGGGCGAAAAGCTCGAGAACATCGGCTCGGGCGAATACGACCAGTACGCCACGGTGCGCGGCATCAAAGCCTATTTCAAGGAGACCTGGAACGTCGAGGTGCCGGTGATCGCCGCCGGGGGGGTCTGGGACCGCGCCGATCTGCTGCATGCCCTGGAACAGGGCGCCGACGGGGTACAGATGGCCAGCCGCTTCGTCTGCACCGAGGAGTGCGACGCCTCCGACGCCTTCAAACAGATGTACCTCGACTGCCGCAAGGAGGACATCGGCCTGATCATGAGCCCCGCGGGGCTGCCCGGACGGGCCATCAAGGGGAACATCGAGCAGATCCGCCAGCGCGACGTCGATCTGGCGGTGACCTGCCCCTCGGGTTGCCTGAAGAAATGCACCTACAAAGCCGGCCAGGAGCGCTTCTGCATCGTCCACGCCCTGGATCGCGCCCAGCGCGGCGACGTGGAGACCGGACTGGTGTTCTGTGGCACCAACGCCTGGAAGGCCGACCGGATCACCACCGTGCAGGCGATCTTCGACGAACTGTTCGCTCTCGAACGGGAAGCGGAACGGGATGAGGCAGTGAACGGCTGA
- a CDS encoding sensor histidine kinase codes for MKLFKRLINPLMAFIGIQLVWIVVVVLWIYWFMGKHRQLRSLAEKYSPELLQGNADWFILAEGLLLLLAILAGIYVIFLYWQRQAALYRAQRHFIAQVTHELKSPLASLQLHLETIRRRRPSPEKMDVFVDTMLGDTDRLQQLISNLLTANRVEQRKVKLALRRTNLSELVNAYFKRHQYSLPKAGKMTLAVEPDLFARIEAESLETVFRNLLENAILYSVDAPRIRVELARKGRQAHLAFTDNGRGIERRELKKVFQMFYRVRQTRSAVRGSGLGLFIVKAIVKLHRGKVWLESPGEGRGATVHILLPLDSGEGKEEQ; via the coding sequence ATGAAACTCTTTAAACGCCTGATAAACCCGCTGATGGCATTCATCGGCATCCAGCTGGTCTGGATCGTGGTGGTGGTGCTGTGGATCTACTGGTTCATGGGCAAGCACCGCCAGTTGCGCTCGCTGGCCGAAAAGTACAGCCCCGAGTTGCTGCAGGGGAACGCCGACTGGTTCATCCTGGCCGAAGGGCTGCTGCTGCTGCTCGCCATCCTCGCCGGGATTTACGTGATCTTCCTCTACTGGCAGCGGCAGGCCGCCCTGTACCGGGCCCAGCGCCACTTCATCGCCCAGGTGACCCACGAGCTTAAATCCCCCCTCGCCTCGCTGCAGCTGCATCTGGAAACCATCCGCCGCCGGCGCCCCTCGCCGGAGAAAATGGACGTGTTCGTCGACACCATGCTCGGCGACACCGACCGGCTGCAGCAGCTGATCAGCAACCTGCTCACCGCCAACCGGGTCGAGCAGCGCAAGGTCAAGCTGGCGCTGCGCCGCACCAACCTCTCCGAACTTGTCAACGCCTACTTCAAGCGGCACCAGTACTCCCTGCCCAAGGCGGGGAAAATGACCCTGGCCGTCGAACCGGACCTGTTCGCCCGCATCGAAGCCGAATCGCTGGAGACCGTGTTCCGCAACCTGCTGGAAAACGCCATCCTCTACTCCGTCGACGCGCCGCGCATCCGCGTCGAGTTGGCCCGCAAGGGCAGACAGGCGCACCTGGCCTTCACCGACAACGGCCGCGGGATCGAGCGCAGGGAGCTGAAGAAGGTATTCCAGATGTTCTACCGCGTGCGCCAGACCCGGAGCGCGGTGCGCGGTTCGGGTCTGGGACTGTTCATCGTCAAGGCCATCGTCAAGCTGCACCGGGGCAAGGTCTGGCTGGAGAGCCCCGGCGAGGGCCGCGGAGCGACCGTGCACATTCTGCTGCCCCTGGACAGCGGCGAAGGGAAGGAGGAGCAATGA
- a CDS encoding response regulator transcription factor, with amino-acid sequence MSGLHILLVEDEPHIARGLIFNLEEEGYRVSHAASGEQALEMVWDKPFALVILDVALPGIDGIEVCRRIREEDPRQPVLMLTARSEERDRVEGLSAGADDYLTKPFSLDEFLLRVKGMLRRSEWYRPEAHGEGMFTFGENAVDLQHRRAVTLQGEIDLTELEVKMLRAFFRSEGKMLSRAELLEAVWGMAPDTETRTLDNFLVRMRKYFEADPANPVHFLTVRGRGYRFVRSPGAQ; translated from the coding sequence ATGAGCGGGCTGCATATCCTGCTGGTGGAGGACGAGCCCCATATCGCCCGCGGGCTGATCTTCAATCTCGAGGAGGAGGGGTATCGGGTCAGCCACGCCGCCAGCGGCGAGCAGGCCCTGGAGATGGTTTGGGATAAGCCCTTCGCCCTGGTCATTCTCGATGTGGCCCTGCCGGGGATCGACGGCATCGAAGTCTGTCGCCGGATCCGCGAAGAGGACCCCAGGCAGCCGGTTCTGATGCTGACCGCCCGCTCGGAGGAGCGGGACCGGGTGGAGGGGCTTTCGGCGGGAGCCGACGATTACCTGACCAAGCCCTTCAGCCTGGATGAATTTCTGCTGCGGGTCAAGGGGATGCTGCGCCGCTCCGAATGGTACCGTCCGGAGGCGCACGGGGAGGGTATGTTCACTTTCGGGGAAAACGCGGTGGACCTGCAGCACCGCCGGGCCGTCACTCTCCAGGGGGAGATCGACCTGACCGAACTGGAGGTAAAGATGCTGCGGGCCTTTTTCCGCAGCGAGGGCAAAATGCTCAGCCGCGCCGAATTGCTCGAAGCGGTCTGGGGGATGGCCCCGGATACCGAGACGCGCACCCTGGACAACTTTCTGGTGCGCATGCGCAAGTACTTCGAAGCCGATCCGGCCAACCCGGTGCATTTTCTCACCGTGCGCGGCCGGGGTTACCGCTTCGTGCGTTCGCCCGGTGCACAATGA
- a CDS encoding nitrite/sulfite reductase domain-containing protein, translating into MKKDINEKGAIIQRDKETYAIAPHIPGGITNTATLRKIADVADKYQAQALKLTSAQRIAIVGLPEEKLDEIWEELGEKPGAAIGLCVRSVKICPGTTFCKRGQQDSVEVGLKMDAKYHGLELPWKFKMGVSGCINDCAEGCIKDIALIGTPKGWNVMVGGNGGGQARLSHKLLEHVPSDQEALALVDHLIQWFKAQDRRCRLGKFIDEMGIEAFREEVLNGFKR; encoded by the coding sequence ATGAAGAAGGATATCAACGAAAAAGGGGCAATCATCCAGCGCGACAAGGAGACTTACGCCATTGCCCCGCACATCCCCGGCGGCATCACCAACACCGCGACCCTGCGCAAGATCGCCGATGTGGCCGACAAGTACCAGGCCCAGGCGCTCAAGCTCACCAGCGCCCAGCGCATCGCCATCGTCGGGCTGCCCGAGGAGAAACTCGACGAGATCTGGGAAGAGCTGGGCGAGAAGCCCGGTGCCGCCATCGGGCTGTGCGTGCGCAGCGTCAAGATCTGCCCCGGCACCACCTTCTGCAAGCGCGGTCAGCAGGACTCGGTGGAGGTCGGCCTGAAGATGGACGCCAAATACCACGGCCTCGAGCTCCCCTGGAAGTTCAAGATGGGGGTCTCGGGCTGCATCAACGACTGCGCCGAAGGCTGCATCAAGGACATCGCCCTGATCGGCACCCCCAAGGGGTGGAACGTCATGGTCGGCGGCAACGGCGGCGGCCAGGCGCGGCTCTCGCACAAGCTGCTCGAACACGTCCCCAGCGACCAGGAAGCCCTGGCCCTGGTCGACCACCTCATCCAGTGGTTCAAGGCCCAGGACCGACGCTGCCGGCTCGGCAAATTCATCGACGAGATGGGCATCGAGGCTTTCCGCGAAGAGGTCCTCAACGGCTTCAAGCGCTAA